From the Aphanothece sacrum FPU1 genome, the window TGCTTATTCTTTAAATCTGGATAGACAGGAAACATGATTTTCTCCAAGTAATTGAGTAGATGTAATTGTTAGTGATGAGGAGTTTACAGAGCAAAAATTAATGCTTTTTAAACTAAAGTAGTTTCTTGTTGCATTAACCAATTTTTACTGGTTTGAAGATAGAATTTTAGTTCATCAAAATCTCCTGCTAATGGAGAACCTGGGGTCTGTCTCGGATGAGCGCATTCTAAAATAATAGGGCCAGTATAATTAATTTGATCTAAGGTCTTAAATTGGGTAGTAAAATCTGTATGACCTAACCCAATTCCTTTGCGATTAGAATCAGCAATTTGATAAATACTGAGTTTATCTTTACACATTATGATGGCTTTATTGAGATCGTTTTCTTCTAAATTCATGTGAAAAGTATCAAGTATAATTGTCAAATTATGGGCATCAACTTGATTGATTAACTCAACAACATCAACACTGGTAAGAATGAAGCGACAAAGATAACGGTTAAGGGGTTCAAATCCCAAGTTAATATTAGCTTTCTGAGCATAAATAGCAAGCTTTTTACAAGAATCAATCAGCCAATAAATTGCCCCCAAATAATCCTTAATTGATTGATTTTGAATGTATTCATGACAAGTAATAACTGGATGTCCTAATT encodes:
- a CDS encoding sugar phosphate isomerase/epimerase family protein; its protein translation is MKRKIGVTNWIFGDVDLIESAKIIASMGFDGMEVYVDIEKVSSTEVKKVLNDHNLDVFSLTPANFDLANNYLNCRQIAIDYYKKLIDYGAELGHPVITCHEYIQNQSIKDYLGAIYWLIDSCKKLAIYAQKANINLGFEPLNRYLCRFILTSVDVVELINQVDAHNLTIILDTFHMNLEENDLNKAIIMCKDKLSIYQIADSNRKGIGLGHTDFTTQFKTLDQINYTGPIILECAHPRQTPGSPLAGDFDELKFYLQTSKNWLMQQETTLV